A region of Liolophura sinensis isolate JHLJ2023 chromosome 8, CUHK_Ljap_v2, whole genome shotgun sequence DNA encodes the following proteins:
- the LOC135473211 gene encoding protein obstructor-E-like produces MVICSHQVALHPFHESDVNCSLGKVYVPNPHNCGQFYQCLHGEPILRSCPVGLYFNPITLNCDWPFAVSTMGCSQPLEFGRDYNGTAREIVFLRKVGELSDSSDDSPSATVCPEGTVPIDCACSAPRRCDGAIISNRKCKVFNAFPQQGQQAIATCFD; encoded by the exons ATGGTCATCTGTTCCCACCAAGTGGCACTTCACCCGTTCCACGAGTCTGACGTGAATTGTAGCCTTGGTAAAGTTTATGTCCCCAACCCTCACAACTGTGGTCAGTTCTACCAGTGCTTGCACGGAGAACCCATTCTCAGGTCCTGTCCCGTCGGCCTGTATTTCAACCCGATAACACTGAACTGTGATTGGCCGTTTGCAGTGAGCACCATGGGATGTTCTCAGCCGTTAGAGTTTGGGAGAGACTACAATGGAACGGCCCGGGAAATCGTCT TCCTGAGGAAAGTCGGTGAGTTATCAGATTCAAGCGACGATTCTCCATCTGCAACTGTCTGCCCAGAAGGAACCGTACCCATTGACTGCGCATGTTCTGCCCCGAGGCGGTGCGATGGGGCAATTATTTCTAACAGGAAATGCAAGGTATTCAACGCTTTTCCACAACAGGGGCAACAG GCCATTGCAACATGCTTTGACTGA